From the genome of Geminicoccaceae bacterium:
TGTCGGTCTTCGTCCTCTCGGCGTTCTTCGCGGGGCTTGGCGGCAGCGTCTATGTCCACTACCTGACCATCGTAAGCCCGCTGACCTTCCAGACCCACTACACCACGACGATCCTGATCATCGTCCTCGGCGGCGGTCCCGGCACGATCACGGGAGCCATCCTGGGCAGCTTCCTTTTCGTTGGCCTGTCCGAGGCGCTTCGGATCGCGCCCGAAATACGCATGATCCTCTACGGTCTTTGCCTCCTGGTGCTGGTGTTCTGGTTTCCGAAGGGCTTCAGCTCGTTGATTGAGTGGTTCTGGTCCAAATTCACGCCAGCCCAAAAGGCGGGAAGTGAGTGAACATGACACATCACCCAACCCCGGTATTCGAGGTGAGCGGGCTCACCAAGTCCTACAATTCGGTGATCGCGGTCGACAATCTGAGCATGCACGTGAACCGCGGCGAGATCTGTGGTCTCATTGGTCCGAATGGTTCCGGCAAGTCGACCTTCTTTGATTGCTGCACCGGGCTGGCAAGGCGCAATGCGGGCCAGGTCCTGATCGACGGACAGGACGTGTCGGACTGGTCACTCAACCGGATCGCCCGAGAGGGCCGACTGCTGCGCAGTTTCCAGAAAACCGTCGTCTACAAGTCGATCAACGCGGAAGAAAACCTGATCATTGCGGGGCAGATGTTTGCGTTTCCATCGCTGGTCTCGACCTATTCCTTTGGCCGCCGGGCGCGGCAGCGGGTCGAGACCTTGCGGAAGCGGGCCCGGGAACTGGTCGAGATTGTCGGTCTTGCGGCGGTGGCCCACCAGCCGGCGGGAAACCTGTCGGGCGGGCAGCAGAAACTGATCCAGTTCGCCTCGATGCTGATGCCGCAGCCGAAAATCATCCTGCTGGACGAGCCCATGGCGGGGATCAATCCCGAGATGATCAAGAAGGTGATGGAGAACATTGTCTACGCGAATAGGGATTTGGGGATCTCTTTTCTCATCATCGAACACAACATAGACGTGATCACGAGCCTGTGCAGCCGGGTCGCCGTCCTCGACCAGGGCGCGAAGCTGGCAGAAGGGACGCCGGCCGAGATCATCGCCGACAAGCGCGTGCGGGAGGCCTATCTTGGCGGATGAAATGGATCTTAGGCTTGTCGATTTGCAAGCGGGGTATGGCAACCTGGATATCCTGCACGGTGTAGACCTGTCCGTCTCTGCCGGGGAATTCGTCTCGCTGATGGGCCCCAATGGCGCCGGGAAGTCCACGCTTCTGAAGACCATCTACGGGATGACCACCATCAAAAGCGGGTCGATCTTGTGGGGAGGGACGGAACTCGCGGGCATGAAACCGCGCGATGTCCTGGGGCAGGGTATTAGCTATGTCCCCCAAGGGCGCTGTAATTTCCCACAGATGACGGTCGAGGAAAACCTCGAGATGGCCGCCTATACCATCCCCGGCGGCAGCAGCGACGAGGAGAAGGACCGCATCTTCGACCTGTTTCCCGTGCTCAAGTCCCGGCGTGGTACGATGGCCGGAAACATGTCCGGCGGCGAGCAGCAATTGCTGGAAATGGCGATGGCCATGCTTCAGCGTCCGCGCGGCCTGCTGGTCGACGAACCTTCGGTCGGACTGTCACCTGCGGCAATCGGTCTCGTATTCGACGAACTGTGCCGGATCCACGAAAGCGGTCTGACGATCCTTCTGGTGGAGCAGAACACCAAGAAGGCGATGGAATATTCCAAGCGGGCCGTCGTGTTGCGCCTTGGCAAGGTCATCTGGGACAGCCCGCCAGGAGACCTCAGCCACGATGACCTCGGCGAGTTATTCATGACCGGCGAGGCTTCCGCTCTCCAGCCCCATTCCGAATGACCACGACTGAAGACCCGGTATTTCGCGCCGGACTACAGGAGACTCCCATGATCTCTTTTGAACCATCCGCCCGCGTTCAGCGGATCAAGATCTCGCCGACGACCGCCGCCGCCGCGCTGACCCGAGAGATGAAGGCCGCGGGGCGGAATATCGTGGATCTGACGATCGGCGAGCCGGATTTCGACACTCCGGAACCCATTCGGGCCGCGGCGATCGCCGCCATCGAACGTCGCGAAACGCGCTATACCTCCGTCAACGGGACACCGCAGCTGCGGACGGCGATCATCAACGATTATTCGCGCCGCCTGGGACTGGCCTATTCCGACAACGAGATCTGCATCGGCGGCGGAGCCAAGCAGATTCTGTTTATCGCCATGACGGTCACCCTCAATCCCGGGGACGAGGTGATCATTCCCGCGCCCTATTGGGTAAGCTATCCCGATATGGCGCTGGCCAACGACGGTGTTCCCGTCATCGTCCCTTGTCCCCAGGAGGATGGCTTCCTGCTGACGCCCGAACGGCTGGAGGCGGCGATCACGCCCAAGACACGGTGCCTCGTTCTGAACACCCCCGGCAACCCGACCGGCGCTGCCTATTCCGAAACCGAGCTCGCGGCTCTCGCTGAGGTCCTTCTGCGGCATCCGCGGATCATGGTCCTTTGCGACGAGATCTATGATCAGATATGGTTTCAGGACGAACCGATCCGCAGCCTCGTGTCTGTCGAGCCTCGCATGAGGGATCAGGCGTTGGTCGTGAACGGCGTGTCGAAGGCCTATGCAATGACGGGATGGCGCATCGGATATGGTGCTGGACCGGCAGACATGGTGTCGGCCATCAACAAGCTTCAGTCGCAGGAATCTTCCTGCCCATCATCGATCAGCCAGGCGGCTGCCGCCTTCGCGTTGTCCTCACCGGACCAGTCATTCATCAAGGAAAGCGTGACATGCTACCGGCAACGGAAAGACTTTGTCGTGTCTCGTCTGAACGCCACGCCGGGGCTCAGCTGTAGCGACCCCGCCGGGGCGTTTTACCTTTACGCGAACTGCGCCGAGGTCATTGGCAAGACCACGCCCGACGGTACCGTGATCGAAAATGACAAGGACTTCGTTCTTTATCTTCTGGAGAAAGGCGGAGTGTCTTCGGTTCACGGCGAAGCCTATGGTTTGTCTCCCTATTTCCGCCTGTCGATTGCAAGCTCGATGGATACCCTGCGCGAGGGCTGCAACCGCATCGAAGCTGCGTGTCGCGCATTGCGGTAGGCTTGATTGTGAACTACCGTTTGCGGCTATGGCAATAGAGTTCCGCAAGCTTCGTCACTTTGTAAAGGTCGTGGATACTGGCAGCATCTCGCGTGCCGCCAGTATTCTGCGTATCGCCCAGCCCGCCCTCAGTCAGCAGATCGTTTCGCTTGAAACTCACTTTCGGCAAAAGCTGCTGATCCGGTCGAACAGGGGGATCGTCCCGACCGAGGCCGGGCTGCTGTTTTATCGCCACGCGCAGACGATCCTGAAGCAGTTCGATCAGGCGCAACTGGACATGTCCAAGTCTGCTTCGACGCTGGGAGGCCGTGTTTCGATTGGCCTTGGGACTTATTGCGCCCTGCCGTCCTTGTCTTTGAACATCCTGTCCACGATGCTGAGCCGGCATCCCAACATCACGGTCCATATTACGGACAG
Proteins encoded in this window:
- a CDS encoding ABC transporter ATP-binding protein — encoded protein: MTHHPTPVFEVSGLTKSYNSVIAVDNLSMHVNRGEICGLIGPNGSGKSTFFDCCTGLARRNAGQVLIDGQDVSDWSLNRIAREGRLLRSFQKTVVYKSINAEENLIIAGQMFAFPSLVSTYSFGRRARQRVETLRKRARELVEIVGLAAVAHQPAGNLSGGQQKLIQFASMLMPQPKIILLDEPMAGINPEMIKKVMENIVYANRDLGISFLIIEHNIDVITSLCSRVAVLDQGAKLAEGTPAEIIADKRVREAYLGG
- a CDS encoding ABC transporter ATP-binding protein; protein product: MADEMDLRLVDLQAGYGNLDILHGVDLSVSAGEFVSLMGPNGAGKSTLLKTIYGMTTIKSGSILWGGTELAGMKPRDVLGQGISYVPQGRCNFPQMTVEENLEMAAYTIPGGSSDEEKDRIFDLFPVLKSRRGTMAGNMSGGEQQLLEMAMAMLQRPRGLLVDEPSVGLSPAAIGLVFDELCRIHESGLTILLVEQNTKKAMEYSKRAVVLRLGKVIWDSPPGDLSHDDLGELFMTGEASALQPHSE
- a CDS encoding aspartate transaminase, which codes for MISFEPSARVQRIKISPTTAAAALTREMKAAGRNIVDLTIGEPDFDTPEPIRAAAIAAIERRETRYTSVNGTPQLRTAIINDYSRRLGLAYSDNEICIGGGAKQILFIAMTVTLNPGDEVIIPAPYWVSYPDMALANDGVPVIVPCPQEDGFLLTPERLEAAITPKTRCLVLNTPGNPTGAAYSETELAALAEVLLRHPRIMVLCDEIYDQIWFQDEPIRSLVSVEPRMRDQALVVNGVSKAYAMTGWRIGYGAGPADMVSAINKLQSQESSCPSSISQAAAAFALSSPDQSFIKESVTCYRQRKDFVVSRLNATPGLSCSDPAGAFYLYANCAEVIGKTTPDGTVIENDKDFVLYLLEKGGVSSVHGEAYGLSPYFRLSIASSMDTLREGCNRIEAACRALR